A part of Botrytis cinerea B05.10 chromosome 2, complete sequence genomic DNA contains:
- the Bccmk2 gene encoding Bccmk2, giving the protein MSSSHPQNSHPGAPQPQIQPCRYKTGKTLGAGSYSVVKECVHVDTGRYYAAKVINKRLMAGREHMIRNEIAVLKRVSMGHQNILTLVDYFETLNNLYLVTDLALGGELFDRICRKGSYFESDAADLIRATLSAVAYLHDHGIVHRDLKPENLLFRTPEDNADLLIADFGLSRIMDEEQFHVLTTTCGTPGYMAPEIFKKTGHGKPVDIWAIGVITYFLLCGYTPFDRDSNLEEMQAILIADYSFTPIEYWRGVSRGAREFIRKCLTIDPTQRMTAHEALTHPFVTGESVSKDGKGSDLLPIVKKNFNARRTLHAAIDTVRAINKLREGQAGMMDGSKSMEPNRGARPLNPNSKDSGLGGMGPGDGDSAMDVDSGYGTAGTNNDEREKFMRGIERSSGQGQTEAQIEAQTRKIAETTKGLWSAGAAKISGR; this is encoded by the exons ATGAGCTCTTCGCATCCTCAGAATTCTCACCCAGGAGCACCGCAACCTCAAATTCAGCCATGTCGGTACAAGACTGGAAAGACGTTGGGCGCAGGGTCATACTCAGTCGTCAAAGAATGCGTCCACGTTGATACAGGAAGATATTACGCCGCAAAAGTCATTAATAAACGATTAATGGCGGGAAGAGAACATATG ATTCGTAATGAGATCGCTGTACTCAAGCGTGTTTCAATGGGACATCAAAACATCCTGACTTTAGTCGATTACTTCGAAACCctcaataatttatatcttgTTACCGATTTGGCACTTGGGGGAGAATTGTTTGATCGCATTTGTCGAAAAGGTTCTTACTTCGAATCTGATGCTGCAGACCTTATCAGGGCAACACTTTCCGCTGTGGCGTACCTACACGATCATGGCATCGTCCATCGCGATCTGAAACCCGAAAATTTATTGTTTCGAACACCAGAAGATAATGCGGATTTGTTGATTGCAGATTTTGGTTTGAGCAGAATAATGGACGAAGAGCAGTTTCACGTTTTAACCACTACTTGCGGTACACCAGGTTATATGGCACcagaaatcttcaagaagacAGGACATGGAAAGCCAGTAGATATTTGGGCAATTGGTGTTATTACGTATTTCTTACTATGTGGATACACGCCTTTCGACAGAGATTCTAATCTGGAGGAAATGCAAGCGATTCTCATCGCAGACTATAGCTTTACACCTATAGAATACTGGCGAGGTGTTAGTCGAGGAGCTCGAGAGTTTATCAGGAAATGCCTTACAATCGATCCTACCCAAAGAATGACCGCCCACGAAGCATTGACACACCCTTTCGTCACCGGTGAATCAGTATCAAAGGATGGTAAAGGTAGCGATTTACTTCCGATTGTTAAGAAGAACTTCAATGCTAGGCGGACTCTTCATGCTGCCATTGATACTGTACGCGCCATTAATAAACTCCGCGAAGGCCAAGCCGGTATGATGGACGGTTCAAAATCTATGGAGCCAAATCGTGGAGCCAGACCTTTGAATCCGAACAGTAAAGATTCTGGATTGGGTGGGATGGGAcctggagatggagatagtgCTATGGATGTTGATTCAGGATATGGTACAGCAGGTACGAACAACGATGAGCGTGAAAAGTTTATGAGGGGTATAGAGAGAAGTTCTGGTCAGGGTCAAACAGAAGCACAAATCGAGGCGCAGACTAGGAAAATCGCTGAAACAACAAAGGGTTTATGGTCTGCAGGAGCGGCGAAGATCTCggggagatga
- the Bcnab3 gene encoding Bcnab3, whose product MTSEPPEFHTKIQSPLSPLPVHFPNPSEIPVLRNQIDPTFNMTTTHEPSKAPLVAPEIIESSMVAEDIDSPLSDTRFSDAYDEKDEDATAAKAEEEDEGDDYAMTFDSDGEEHSDSRDQSQAVDQESSSLPNTVPTSELPNSLSNHRPATFDPPNGPETQPAHTIPSLTIPSIPQSTAAQSSDDSQNPITKAETTNSEDPNGEIDIQQLLDNITANAEINAQAARPNSSSSSNAPPKGSSSLPTHASLPPRPQITQIPKRSNYTSFDDPHKYTVGGSGFSHQPNSYNHSGVTSSLVAVGAPGTATDPRYGLPPPPSVSFNHPHQDANSPKLYTQARRFPSDQSHDGHDNDDRPWGPTVQKKYDEFLDRERTYVTEGLWERFPKGSRLFIGNLPSEKLTKRDLFHVFHKYGELAQISIKQAFGFVQFHDAASCYKALEMEQGKEVRGRKMHLEVSKAQKNTRNAGQTWRRSQSPEQTRGNTSARNRNPQTEARGSGYNHNDRNQNDRHRSQPQHGNQRPHDGYRSGRSPSPSRNYRGREARDEYRSTRNNDSYDSRDRRRSRSPFSGAQRGSYRDRSPSPRTREANEDGNLQIPRREPSMVPDFQIILMAELDRGFVSWVEGELRGRGVKTEVMFLSPRLSLQAVIRRQILEGVIAVSQLDMRSQNASKIPLQVFDRSGGINAAVRFDEYQDLEPKIAAELVVRAKATAQRPQYAPNPAPTYQAPTAQPNANIANIMGQLDNPTLQKLLGTLNNMPQQQNAPAVAANSAVDLVSLLGGLAPQPQQAPQQIYQQSVPQAAADPYANYNNSATYGQPAAQQNGQDAQQVQAIMAQLARYRQ is encoded by the exons ATGACTTCAGAACCACCTGAATTCCACACAAAAATCCAATCACCGCTCTCTCCACTTCCGGTTCACTTTCCTAATCCATCGGAAATTCCTGTTCTTCGAAATCAGATTGATCCGACCTTCAACATGACGACGACCCATGAACCATCAAAGGCTCCTTTGGTGGCTCCTGAAATTATCGAATCCTCGATGGTTGCTGAGGATATAGATTCTCCGCTTTCCGATACGCGCTTTTCAGATGCTTATGATGAGAAGGATGAGGATGCAACAGCAGCAAAGgctgaggaagaagatgaaggcgATGATTATGCCATGACATTTGACTCTGATGGGGAAGAACACTCAGATAGTCGCGATCAATCACAGGCAGTTGACCAAGAGTCGAGCAGTCTTCCTAACACAGTGCCAACGAGCGAATTgcctaattctctttccaaCCATCGACCTGCCACATTTGATCCCCCAAATGGCCCAGAAACCCAACCCGCCCATACCATCCCTTCTCTTACTATCCCCTCGATTCCTCAATCTACAGCTGCCCAAAGCTCTGATGATTCTCAAAATCCCATTACCAAAGCGGAAACCACAAACTCTGAGGACCCCAACGGAGAAATAGACATTCAGCAGCTTTTGGACAATATCACTGCCAATGCCGAGATTAATGCACAAGCTGCCCGCCcaaattcttcctcttctagCAATGCCCCTCCAAAAGGTAGCTCGAGTCTACCTACCCATGCAAGCCTCCCCCCCCGCCCACAAATTACCCAAATTCCCAAACGTTCCAATTATACTTCTTTCGATGATCCCCATAAGTACACTGTTGGAGGTTCAGGTTTTTCACACCAACCCAATTCCTATAACCATTCTGGTGTAACATCATCATTAGTTGCAGTCGGTGCCCCTGGTACCGCTACTGATCCCCGATATGGTCTCCCCCCACCCCCATCTGTTTCTTTCAATCATCCCCATCAAGATGCGAACAGCCCAAAACTTTACACACAAGCCCGTCGCTTTCCATCTGACCAATCCCATGATGGACATGACAATGATGACAGACCTTGGGGACCAACAGTGCAGAAAAAGTAtgatgaatttcttgatagAGAACGCACATATGTCACTGAAGGGCTTTGGGAAAGATTTCCAAAAGGCTCACGATTGTTTATAG GTAATCTTCCATCGGAAAAGCTTACCAAACGAGACTTGTTCCATGTTTTCCACAAGTATGGCGAGCTTGCCCAAATATCGATCAAGCAGGCATTTGGGTTTGTTCAATTTCATGATGCCGCCTCTTGTTATAAAGCTTTAGAGATGGAGCAAGGAAAGGAAGTCAGAGGTCGTAAAATGC ACCTCGAAGTGTCCAAGGCACAGAAGAACACTCGGAATGCTGGCCAGACTTGGAGACGATCCCAATCCCCCGAACAAACAAGAGGAAACACATCAGCTCGTAATCGTAATCCCCAGACAGAAGCTCGTGGTTCAGGTTATAATCACAACGATCGTAACCAGAATGATCGCCATAGATCGCAACCACAGCATGGAAATCAACGCCCACATGATGGCTATCGATCTGGTAGGTCGCCATCGCCAAGTCGAAACTATAGGGGTAGAGAGGCCAGAGACGAATACAGATCTACTCGTAACAATGATTCATACGATAGCAGAGATAGGCGTCGCTCACGATCTCCTTTCTCGGGTGCACAGCGTGGCAGTTACAGAGATCGTAGCCCAAGCCCAAGAACCCGTGAAGCCAATGAAGATGGCAACCTTCAAATCCCTCGACGTGAGCCGTCGATGGTTCCcgattttcaaataattcttATGGCGGAGTTGGACAGAGGATTTGTCTCCTGGGTTGAGGGAGAACTTCGTGGACGAGGTGTCAAAACCGAAGTAATGTTCCTTAGCCCTCGACTCTCCCTTCAAGCTGTTATTCGTAGACAGATTCTCGAAGGTGTCATTGCGGTTTCTCAACTCGATATGAGATCTCAAAACGCTAGCAAAATCCCTTTGCAAGTATTCGATCGCTCGGGAGGTATCAACGCTGCTGTTCGATTTGATGAGTATCAGGATTTGGAACCTAAGATTGCTGCCGAGCTTGTCGTACGCGCAAAAGCCACCGCTCAAAGACCTCAGTACGCGCCAAACCCAGCTCCGACTTACCAAGCTCCAACAGCACAACCAAACGCAAATATCGCAAACATTATGGGACAGCTGGACAATCCTACTTTGCAAAAGTTGCTCGGAACGTTGAACAATATGCCCCAGCAACAGAACGCACCTGCTGTAGCAGCAAACTCGGCCGTCGACCTTGTTAGCTTGTTGGGCGGTTTAGCACCACAGCCACAACAAGCACCTCAGCAGATTTATCAACAATCAGTGCCACAAGCTGCTGCAGACCCTTACGCCAATTATAACAACAGCGCTACATATGGCCAGCCAGCTGCACAACAAAATGGGCAAGATGCACAGCAGGTCCAGGCTATCATGGCTCAATTGGCTAGGTATAGACAGTAG
- the Bcacp1 gene encoding Bcacp1, with protein sequence MFRTALLRSARSAASKAVQRPAAIARPINQSSFITKSQFAPSAFQAARCYSAAAGLNKGEVEGRILSLLSNFDKVSDPTKLSASAHFSNDLGLDSLDTVEVVMAIEEEFSIEIPDKDADSILSVDQAVEYILHQPDAH encoded by the exons ATGTTCAGAACCGCTCTTCTCAGATCAGCCCGCAGCGCTGCTAGCAAAGCTGTCCAAAGACCTGCAGCAATTGCTCGTCCTATCAACCAAAGTTCTTTCATCACAAAATCTCAATTCGCCCCATCAGCTTTCCAAGCTGCAAGATGCTACTCCGCAGCCGCCGGTCTTAACAAGGGAGAAGTTGAGGGCAGAATCCTTTCTTTACTGAGCAACTTCGACAAA GTTTCGGACCCAACGAAG CTCTCTGCAAGCGCACACTTCTCAAACGACCTTGGGTTAGACAGCTTGGACACTGTAGAGGTTGTTATGGCTATCGAGGAG GAATTCAGCATTGAGATCCCAGACAAGGATGCGGATTCTATTCTCAGTG TTGACCAAGCCGTCGAGTATATCCTCCACCAACCAGATG CTCATTAG